A window from Esox lucius isolate fEsoLuc1 chromosome 16, fEsoLuc1.pri, whole genome shotgun sequence encodes these proteins:
- the LOC105016467 gene encoding probable ribonuclease ZC3H12C — MGLKNHLEDGTGHILNLGLDLDYLHVEGTDRQASLTATDRTRAEALHRGEAEAGGTRSSISSSCSSSICSNSSEESAASDSEDERGVRRESGPDIHALHPNPCHPTGPGPAQSPPTRAPKPLTDPIREYRYKMEFALKLGYSEELVLLVLRKLGPEALINDVLGELVKLGAKSETENAGGSAAYHSLSSISSSSARSSSSSSLDSCRLDFSAQILLDDKENLRPVVVDGSNVAMSHGNKEVFSCHGIQLAVDWFLERGHSDVTVFVPAWRKEQSRPDALITDQDILRRLEKDKILVFTPSRRVQGRRVVCYDDRFIVKLAYESDGIIVSNDNYRDLANEKPEWKKFIDERLLMYSFVNDKFMPPDDPLGRHGPSLENFLRKRPVIPEHKKQPCPYGKKCTYGHKCKFYHPERGSQPQRSVADELRASARNSSSPPVSSSKSLGGGLMVKSHSVPGSSGAGVLLAPRRGQPKRQSDPGLRTHSYSDLLDERLGGRAKPDARRGSSSSSSSCSSLLASGAGDLPPSHGCSLPDWRDHSALGPLGLGHSESYPTCESPELDLNSLMRAYSSLSLPVPRSPERLFPADLRTGSLASDCSSEDSLSSDSFSPDPLLEDGLNCRHHHHAPHHPHHSQHHCTSRYPYHPNHPHPPPGLSQQHHGGSHHGYQLAQSMVRPQGFSLEDPPPSLHHFKAHLSYLPLHLQHPSVGSHYGYSSQYTPQAPPQTSSPLSHAHGSPLGRNLGGSTWQDNKGLQDSRFFERSPVHSRRTYSGPETEQRLASWDPHNQQPPQPCYEPFTNQSLPEGREKLWHSPWLRGVHSGRLPSDSHTPPLPPPDPSTGPRHQDSPTLDRYQDMREKVFVNLCNIFPTELVRVVMGKNPHMMDAQQLVAAILAEKSQAGY; from the exons ATGGGCCTGAAGAACCATCTGGAGGATGGAACGGGACACATCCTTAACCTGGGGCTGGATCTGGACTACCTCCACGTGGAAGGGACCGACCGCCAGGCCAGCCTGACGGCCACAGACAGAACCCGCGCGGAAGCCTTGCACAGGGGGGAAGCGGAGGCGGGTGGCACCCGGAGCAGCATTAGCAGTAGCTGCAGTAGTAGTATTTGCAGTAACTCCTCTGAAGAAAGTGCCGCGTCAGACAGCGAGGATGAGCGTGGGGTTCGGCGTGAATCTGGTCCTGACATCCATGCCTTACACCCTAATCCGTGTCACCCTACTGGGCCGGGCCCTGCACAGAGCCCCCCCACTAGGGCCCCAAAACCCCTGACAGACCCTATCAGAGAGTACCGCTACAAAATGGAGTTTGCCCTAAAGCTGGGCTACTCTGAGGAGCTGGTTTTGCTGGTGTTGAGGAAGCTTGGGCCTGAAGCCCTCATCAACGACGTACTGGGTGAACTGGTCAAACTGGGTGCCAagtcagagacagagaatgcTGGGGGTTCTGCCGCCTACCATTCGCTCTCCTCAATATCCTCATCCTCAGCTcgctcatcctcttcctcctctctggaTTCCTGCAGGCTGGACTTCTCCGCTCAGATCCTATTGGATGACAAAGAGAACCTGAGGCCTGTAGTGGTGGATGGGAGTAATGTTGCCATGAG TCACGGAAATAAGGAAGTGTTCTCCTGTCACGGCATCCAACTAGCTGTTGATTGGTTCCTGGAGCGTGGCCACAGTGATGTTACTGTGTTTGTGCCCGCCTGGAGAAAGGAACAGTCCCGACCAGACGCCCTCATCACAG ACCAGGACATATTACGGCGCCTGGAGAAAGACAAAATCCTGGTGTTCACTCCCTCTCGTCGGGTTCAGGGCCGCAGAGTGGTCTGTTACGATGACCGCTTCATAGTCAAACTGGCCTATGAGTCAGACGGCATCATCGTATCTAATGACAACTATCGTGACCTGGCCAACGAGAAGCCGGAGTGGAAGAAGTTCATTGATGAGCGGCTACTAATGTACTCATTCGTCAATGACAA GTTCATGCCTCCTGATGACCCTCTGGGTCGCCATGGTCCCAGTCTAGAGAACTTCCTGAGGAAGAGACCAGTGATCCCCGAGCACAAGAAGCAGCCCTGTCCCTATG GGAAGAAGTGCACTTATGGACACAAGTGTAAGTTCTACCACCCTGAGAGAGGCAGTCAGCCGCAGCGCTCCGTGGCGGACGAGCTCCGTGCCAGCGCCAGGAACTCCTCTTCCCCGCCCGTCTCCTCTTCCAAGAGCCTGGGCGGAGGCCTGATGGTGAAAAGCCACAGCGTGCCCGGCAGCTCCGGGGCGGGCGTGCTCCTTGCCCCCCGCCGAGGCCAGCCGAAGAGGCAGTCCGACCCCGGCCTGCGCACCCACTCCTACAGCGACCTACTGGATGAGCGTCTGGGCGGGAGGGCCAAACCGGACGCCCGCAGAGGGAGCAGCAGTAGTAGCAGTAGCTGTAGCAGCCTCCTGGCCTCTGGCGCCGGGGATCTTCCTCCCAGCCACGGCTGCTCTCTGCCGGACTGGAGGGACCACAGCGCATTGGGGCCATTGGGGCTGGGTCACTCCGAGTCGTACCCCACCTGCGAGTCCCCCGAGCTGGACTTGAACTCCCTGATGAGGGCCTACTCCAGCCTAAGCCTGCCTGTGCCGCGGAGCCCCGAGCGGCTGTTCCCGGCTGACCTGCGGACGGGCTCGCTGGCATCGGACTGTAGCAGCGAGGACAGCCTGAGCTCTGACTCCTTCTCCCCCGACCCCCTGCTGGAGGATGGCCTCAACTGCCGCCATCACCATCACGCCCCACACCACCCCCATCACAGTCAACATCACTGCACCAGCCGCTACCCATATCACCCcaaccacccacacccaccaccCGGTCTGAGCCAACAACACCATGGGGGATCCCATCACGGCTACCAACTGGCTCAGAGCATGGTGAGGCCTCAGGGCTTCAGCTTGGAGgatcctccaccctctctccaccacTTCAAAGCCCATCTCTCTTAccttcctctccatcttcaGCACCCATCTGTAGGGAGCCACTACGGCTATTCCAGCCAATACACTCCCCAGGCTCCACCTCAGACATCCAGCCCCCTATCCCACGCACATGGCTCTCCTCTGGGGCGTAACCTGGGAGGCTCCACCTGGCAGGACAACAAAGGCCTCCAGGATTCCCGGTTCTTCGAGCGCTCCCCCGTCCACTCAAGGAGGACCTACTCGGGCCCAGAAACGGAGCAGCGATTGGCCAGTTGGGACCCTCACAACCAGCAGCCTCCCCAACCTTGCTATGAGCCATTCACCAACCAGAGCTTGCCTGAGGGCCGCGAGAAACTCTGGCACTCACCCTGGCTGAGGGGGGTTCACTCAGGCCGTCTCCCCTCTGACTCCCATACTCCACCTCTGCCTCCACCCGACCCCTCCACAGGCCCGCGGCATCAGGATTCACCCACTCTGGACAGATATCAGGACATGAGGGAGAAGGTGTTTGTCAACCTGTGTAACATCTTCCCCACAGAGCTGGTGAGGGTGGTGATGGGGAAGAACCCCCACATGATGGATGCGCAGCAGCTGGTGGCGGCCATTCTGGCTGAGAAGTCCCAGGCTGGCTACTGA